A portion of the Rhinolophus sinicus isolate RSC01 linkage group LG03, ASM3656204v1, whole genome shotgun sequence genome contains these proteins:
- the ATG12 gene encoding ubiquitin-like protein ATG12 codes for MAEESESVLPLAPSTAADGEGPTESSPGTATPEPPSSASVSPGTEEPAGDTKKKIDILLKAVGDTPIMKTKKWAVERTRTIQGLIDFIKKFLKLLASEQLFIYVNQSFAPSPDQEVGTLYECFGSDGKLVLHYCKSQAWG; via the exons ATGGCTGAGGAGTCGGAGTCAGTTCTGCCGCTCGCTCCTTCAACGGCAGCTGACGGTGAAGGACCTACGGAGAGCTCCCCAGGAACAGCCACTCCGGagcccccttcttccgcctcagTCTCCCCGGGAACAGAGGAACCTGCCGGCGacaccaagaaaaaaa ttGACATCCTGCTAAAGGCTGTGGGAGACACCcctataatgaaaacaaagaagtgGGCTGTAGAGCGAACCCGAACCATCCAAGGACTCATTGACTTCATCAAAAAGTTCCTTAAACTTTTGGCTTCAGAACAGTTG tttATTTATGTGAATCAGTCCTTTGCCCCTTCCCCTGACCAGGAAGTTGGAACTCTCTATGAG tgtTTTGGCAGTGATGGTAAACTGGTCCTGCATTACTGCAAATCTCAGGCATGGGGATGA
- the CDO1 gene encoding cysteine dioxygenase type 1 codes for MEQTEVLKPRTLADLIRILHQLFAGEEVNVEEVQAVMEAYESDPDEWAVYAKYDQYRYTRNLVDQGNGKFNLMILCWGEGHGSSIHDHTNSHCFLKMLQGNLKETLFAWPDKKSNEMTKKSERTLGENQCAYINDSIGLHRVENVSHTEPAVSLHLYSPPFDSCHAFDQRTGHKNKVTMTFHSKFGIRTPFTTSGSLENN; via the exons ATGGAGCAGACCGAGGTGCTAAAGCCCCGGACCCTGGCCGATCTGATCCGCATCCTGCACCAGCTCTTCGCCGGCGAGGAGGTCAATGTGGAGGAGGTGCAGGCCGTCATGGAAGCCTACGAGAGCGACCCCGACGAGTGGGCCGTGTACGCCAAATACGACCAGTACAG GTACACCCGAAATCTTGTGGATCAAGGAAACGGAAAATTTAATCTAATGATTCTATGTTGGGGTGAAGGACATGGCAG cagTATCCATGATCACACCAACTCCCACTGCTTTTTGAAGATGCTGCAAGGAAATCTAAAGGAGACATTATTTGCCTGGCCTGACAAAAAGTCCAATGAGATGACCAAGAAGTCAGAAAGAACCTTGGGGGAAAACCAGTGTGCCTACATCAATG ATTCCATTGGCTTACATCGGGTAGAGAATGTTAGCCATACGGAACCTGCCGTGAGCCTTCATTTGTACAGTCCACCTTTTGATTCATGCCATGCCTTTGATCAAAGAACAGGACATAAAAACAAAGTCACCATGACATTCCATAGCAAATTTGGAATCAGGACTCCATTT acAACTTCAGGATCACTGGAGAACAACTAA